In Gordonia iterans, the following proteins share a genomic window:
- a CDS encoding MMPL family transporter, with the protein MTPAQARSAARWLLPAIAVLVWLGIGGATGPLAGQLSQVTTTEASAFLPASAESTAVAEQLPAFTDTGYFPAIVVAERDGGITADDRAYLREATAPLAGAEGFGPAFSPVLPSADGAAAQQFVPISTDGKPRPRIEELRTALADPPLGLVVAVTGPAAQAADLSGAFAGIDGLLLLVAGTLVLLILIVVYRSPILPIVVLISAILALALASGLVYLLASSGVLELNGQSQGILFILVFGAATDYALLLVARYRETLGELVDARAALRTAWRATLPAISASAGTVILGVLCLLLSDLNSNRSLGPIAALGIAASFLASITFLPAMLALLGRAAFWPRRPEVHHGPAPIATDPGIRESPASSSHRIWARIAAFVAAAPRRVWAATLAVLILGAVFAPMFRADGVATNDFFLGQVESVEGARIHAQHFEAGSGSPTWILVDASAAGDAERIADGTPGVAEAAVLDRDGAPVVRDGRSAVQVTLTDDPDSLAAQDTVATLRDELDGLPSAQVGGATAVDLDTRLAAEHDRNLVIPAVLVVVLLVLILLLRSLAAPALLLATTVLSFATTLGIAALLFNGPFDFPGADPTVPLFAFVFLVALGIDYNIFLMTRAREEARRHGTRAGMITALTSTGGVISAAGIVLAATFAALAVIPLLFLAQVAFLVAAGVLIDTLIVRSLLVPAVTLDAGRRIWWPNRAMTAQTAPEEGGSARMAG; encoded by the coding sequence GTGACCCCCGCGCAGGCGCGATCGGCGGCGCGCTGGCTGCTGCCGGCGATCGCCGTGCTGGTCTGGCTCGGCATCGGAGGAGCCACCGGACCCCTGGCCGGCCAGCTCAGCCAGGTCACCACCACCGAGGCGAGCGCCTTTCTGCCCGCGTCCGCGGAGTCGACGGCGGTGGCCGAGCAACTCCCCGCATTCACCGACACCGGCTACTTCCCGGCCATCGTGGTCGCCGAACGCGACGGCGGCATCACCGCCGATGATCGCGCCTACCTGCGCGAAGCCACCGCTCCGCTGGCCGGCGCTGAGGGCTTCGGCCCGGCTTTCTCTCCGGTGCTGCCGTCCGCGGACGGTGCGGCGGCGCAGCAGTTCGTGCCGATCTCCACCGACGGCAAGCCGCGGCCCCGGATCGAGGAACTGCGCACCGCCCTCGCCGATCCACCGCTCGGGCTGGTGGTCGCGGTGACCGGACCGGCGGCACAGGCCGCCGATCTGTCCGGGGCGTTCGCCGGAATCGACGGGCTGCTGCTCCTGGTCGCGGGGACGCTGGTGCTGCTCATCCTGATCGTGGTCTACCGGTCCCCGATCCTGCCGATCGTGGTGCTGATCTCGGCGATCCTCGCGCTCGCGCTCGCTTCCGGGCTGGTCTACCTGCTCGCCTCGTCCGGAGTCCTCGAGCTGAACGGCCAGAGCCAGGGCATTCTGTTCATCCTCGTCTTCGGAGCGGCGACCGACTACGCGCTGCTGCTGGTCGCACGGTACCGGGAGACGCTGGGCGAGTTGGTCGATGCGCGCGCCGCCCTGCGCACAGCGTGGCGGGCCACCCTCCCTGCGATCTCCGCTTCGGCGGGCACCGTGATCCTCGGCGTGCTGTGCCTGCTGCTCAGCGACCTGAACTCGAACCGCAGTCTGGGCCCCATCGCGGCGCTGGGCATCGCGGCCTCCTTCCTGGCGTCGATCACCTTTCTGCCCGCGATGCTCGCGCTGCTGGGCCGCGCCGCGTTCTGGCCCCGCCGGCCGGAGGTTCACCACGGGCCAGCTCCGATCGCGACCGATCCGGGGATCAGGGAGTCGCCCGCCTCCTCCTCGCACCGGATCTGGGCGCGTATCGCGGCGTTCGTGGCGGCGGCGCCCCGCCGGGTCTGGGCGGCCACCCTCGCCGTACTGATCCTGGGTGCCGTGTTCGCCCCGATGTTCCGCGCCGACGGCGTGGCCACGAACGACTTCTTCCTCGGCCAGGTGGAGTCCGTCGAGGGCGCGCGGATCCACGCGCAGCACTTCGAAGCAGGCTCCGGCAGTCCGACCTGGATCCTCGTCGACGCCTCGGCCGCCGGCGATGCCGAGCGCATCGCCGACGGCACGCCCGGAGTCGCCGAGGCCGCCGTCCTGGACCGCGACGGTGCGCCCGTCGTCCGCGACGGACGCTCCGCGGTGCAGGTGACCCTGACCGACGATCCGGACTCACTGGCCGCGCAGGACACGGTCGCCACGCTCCGCGACGAACTCGACGGTCTGCCCAGCGCGCAGGTCGGCGGCGCCACCGCCGTGGACCTCGACACCCGGCTGGCCGCCGAGCACGACCGTAATCTCGTCATCCCGGCGGTGCTCGTGGTGGTTCTGCTGGTGCTGATCCTGCTGTTGCGCTCGCTGGCCGCGCCGGCCCTGTTGCTGGCGACGACGGTGCTCTCCTTCGCGACGACCCTGGGAATCGCCGCGCTGCTGTTCAACGGCCCCTTCGACTTCCCGGGCGCCGATCCGACGGTCCCGCTGTTCGCCTTCGTCTTCCTGGTCGCGCTCGGCATCGACTACAACATCTTCCTGATGACCCGGGCCCGCGAGGAGGCGCGGCGCCACGGCACCCGGGCGGGCATGATCACCGCGCTGACCAGTACCGGCGGGGTGATCAGCGCAGCGGGCATCGTGCTGGCCGCCACCTTCGCGGCGCTCGCGGTGATCCCCCTGCTGTTCCTGGCGCAGGTCGCGTTCCTGGTCGCCGCCGGCGTGCTGATCGACACCCTGATCGTGCGCTCGCTCCTGGTGCCCGCGGTGACCCTCGACGCGGGGCGGCGCATCTGGTGGCCGAATCGTGCCATGACCGCGCAGACGGCGCCTGAAGAAGGCGGTTCGGCGAGAATGGCCGGGTGA
- a CDS encoding alpha/beta fold hydrolase: protein MELTFENTRRELATDAGVIRYHEAGAENDDVLLLLHGSGPGVTGWRNYRQNLGFFARTHHCYVVEFPGFGVSDPVDGHPVLTAGKAVIRFMDGLGIDRAAVIGNSMGGVVGINLAVKHPDRIVKLVTIGGVGPNVFSPSPSEGLRLLQEFTDDPDRDKLVRWLNSMVYDRAIVTEQLIEERWVAATDPDARATAAMMYGSAAFDMAQKYLAQADVPPYWAMMHKVTCPTLLTWGRDDRVSPPDMAMIPMRLIPDAELHVFPRCGHWVMIEAKQAFEATVGAFLAR, encoded by the coding sequence GTGGAGCTGACATTCGAGAACACTCGCCGAGAACTTGCCACCGACGCCGGAGTGATCCGCTATCACGAGGCCGGCGCGGAGAACGACGACGTCCTCCTGCTGCTGCACGGCAGCGGGCCGGGCGTGACCGGGTGGCGGAACTACCGCCAGAACCTGGGGTTCTTCGCGCGGACCCATCACTGCTATGTGGTCGAGTTCCCGGGTTTCGGCGTCTCCGATCCGGTCGACGGTCATCCGGTCCTCACCGCGGGGAAAGCGGTGATCCGGTTCATGGACGGTCTGGGAATCGATCGTGCCGCGGTGATCGGCAACTCGATGGGCGGGGTGGTGGGGATCAATCTCGCGGTCAAGCACCCGGACCGGATCGTCAAGCTGGTGACGATCGGCGGTGTCGGCCCCAACGTCTTCAGCCCGAGCCCGAGCGAGGGCCTGCGCCTGCTGCAGGAGTTCACCGACGACCCCGATCGCGACAAACTCGTGCGCTGGCTCAATTCGATGGTCTACGACAGGGCGATAGTCACCGAGCAGTTGATCGAAGAACGCTGGGTGGCGGCGACCGATCCGGACGCGCGTGCCACCGCCGCCATGATGTACGGCTCGGCGGCCTTCGACATGGCGCAGAAGTACCTGGCGCAGGCCGACGTGCCGCCGTACTGGGCGATGATGCACAAGGTGACGTGCCCGACGTTGCTGACCTGGGGCCGTGACGACCGTGTCAGTCCGCCGGACATGGCGATGATCCCGATGCGGCTGATTCCGGACGCCGAACTGCACGTGTTCCCGCGATGCGGGCACTGGGTGATGATCGAGGCGAAGCAGGCCTTCGAGGCGACGGTCGGCGCATTCCTCGCGCGCTGA
- a CDS encoding potassium channel family protein gives MSKNSPDRTDAPADESTDDAPVIKPQGVVESAALDNVNAGWISRALLGPVFAACVMLIAYFLLPFNQKSDWNVLGSVVGALLLLAFCVWEIRSFLHATYPLAAALEMLAALVMLYLISFSTVYFIFSDYDPGSFNEHLTRMDALYFCLTVFTTTGFGDIDALTQGARIAVSIQMVSNLILIGLGFRLFSMVVTARLRASRETA, from the coding sequence GTGAGCAAGAACAGTCCCGATCGGACCGACGCACCCGCCGACGAGTCGACTGACGACGCTCCGGTCATCAAGCCCCAGGGCGTCGTCGAATCCGCGGCCCTCGACAACGTCAACGCCGGCTGGATCTCACGGGCGCTGCTCGGACCGGTCTTCGCCGCGTGCGTGATGCTGATCGCCTACTTCTTGCTGCCGTTCAATCAGAAGAGCGACTGGAACGTGCTCGGTTCGGTGGTCGGCGCGCTGCTGCTGCTCGCCTTCTGCGTCTGGGAGATCCGCAGCTTTCTGCACGCGACGTACCCGCTGGCGGCGGCCCTGGAAATGCTCGCCGCCCTGGTGATGCTGTACCTGATCAGCTTCTCGACCGTCTACTTCATCTTCTCCGACTACGATCCCGGCAGCTTCAACGAGCACCTGACCCGCATGGACGCACTGTACTTCTGCCTCACCGTGTTCACGACGACGGGTTTCGGCGACATCGACGCCCTCACGCAGGGCGCGCGGATCGCGGTGTCGATCCAGATGGTCAGCAATCTGATCCTGATCGGTCTGGGCTTCCGCCTGTTCAGCATGGTGGTGACGGCCCGGCTCCGCGCGAGCCGGGAGACCGCCTGA
- a CDS encoding M13 family metallopeptidase, translated as MDDVTTLEDKPSGLDLNWIDASVAVGDDLFSHVNGRWLAEHEIPADRSVDGAFHLLRDNAEAHVREIIEACAADDGADPASNAAKIGALYSSFMDTERIEELGISPISGGLAAIAGIQTATELATVLGELARGGIGGLFGFYVDTDSKDSDRYLVHIVQSGLGLPDESYYREDKHAQTRRAYAEHVERMFALAGFDDAAARAATVVDLETELASHHWDVVRRRDAEATYNLMTRDEFASAAAGFDLDAWIAALSTSSRGAGDSYAGGPHADPFGEVVVGQPSFLTGGTQVLAQRPLEDVKTWLTWRLLRGAAPYLSSAFVDENFAFYGTTLSGAPENRDRWKRGVGFVEDAMGFAVGELYVDKHFPPAAKARMDELIDNLIEAYRRNIADLEWMTPATRERALAKLDRFTPKIGYPATTRDYSALQADPADLIGNVARAAAFETERELRKIGQPVDRDEWFMTPQTVNAYYNPGMNEIVFPAAILQPPFFDAGADDAANYGGIGAVIGHEIGHGFDDQGAKYDGDGNLVDWWTDDDRAEFGQRTSALAAQYQQYTPNGLDPKYTVNGEFTLGENIGDLGGLSIALVAYRIATEGDTPPVVDGLTGEQRVFFSWAQIWRTKTRDEEAIRRLSIDPHSPPEFRCNGVVRNIDAFYDAFDVPETAALYLAPDERVRIW; from the coding sequence ATGGACGACGTGACCACTCTCGAAGACAAGCCCTCCGGCCTCGACCTGAACTGGATCGATGCCTCTGTCGCCGTCGGCGACGACCTGTTCAGCCACGTCAACGGACGTTGGCTGGCCGAGCACGAGATCCCCGCCGACCGCAGCGTCGACGGGGCGTTCCACCTCCTGCGTGACAACGCCGAGGCGCACGTTCGCGAGATCATCGAGGCCTGCGCGGCCGACGACGGCGCGGACCCGGCGTCGAACGCCGCCAAGATCGGTGCGCTCTATTCGTCGTTCATGGACACCGAGCGGATCGAGGAACTCGGGATCTCACCGATCTCCGGCGGCCTCGCCGCGATCGCTGGGATCCAGACCGCCACCGAGCTCGCCACCGTGCTCGGCGAGTTGGCGCGCGGCGGCATCGGCGGGCTGTTCGGCTTCTACGTCGACACCGACTCGAAGGACTCCGATCGCTACCTGGTGCACATCGTGCAGAGCGGCCTCGGACTGCCGGACGAGTCGTACTACCGCGAAGACAAGCACGCCCAGACGCGCCGGGCCTACGCCGAGCACGTCGAGCGGATGTTCGCGCTCGCCGGTTTCGACGACGCCGCCGCCCGCGCCGCGACCGTCGTCGACCTGGAGACCGAGCTCGCGTCGCACCACTGGGACGTGGTGCGCCGGCGCGATGCGGAGGCGACCTACAACCTGATGACGCGCGACGAGTTCGCCTCGGCCGCCGCCGGATTCGACCTCGACGCCTGGATCGCAGCCCTTTCGACAAGCTCAAGGGGCGCAGGAGACTCGTACGCGGGGGGTCCGCACGCGGATCCGTTCGGCGAGGTGGTGGTCGGCCAGCCGTCGTTCCTCACCGGCGGCACGCAGGTGCTGGCGCAGCGCCCGCTCGAGGACGTCAAGACCTGGCTGACCTGGCGACTGCTCCGCGGTGCGGCGCCGTACCTCTCGTCGGCCTTCGTCGACGAGAACTTCGCGTTCTACGGCACCACCTTGTCCGGCGCGCCGGAGAACCGGGACCGCTGGAAGCGCGGTGTCGGCTTCGTCGAGGACGCGATGGGCTTCGCCGTCGGCGAGCTGTATGTGGACAAGCACTTCCCGCCCGCGGCCAAGGCGCGGATGGACGAGCTGATCGACAACCTGATCGAGGCCTACCGCCGCAATATCGCCGACCTGGAGTGGATGACCCCGGCTACCCGGGAGAGGGCCCTGGCCAAGCTCGACCGCTTCACTCCGAAGATCGGCTATCCAGCGACGACGCGCGACTACAGCGCCCTGCAGGCGGACCCGGCCGACCTGATCGGAAACGTCGCCCGTGCCGCCGCCTTCGAGACCGAACGCGAGCTGCGCAAGATCGGGCAGCCGGTAGACCGCGACGAATGGTTCATGACCCCGCAGACAGTCAACGCCTACTACAACCCGGGCATGAACGAGATCGTCTTCCCGGCCGCGATCCTGCAACCGCCGTTCTTCGACGCCGGAGCCGACGACGCCGCCAACTACGGCGGAATCGGCGCAGTGATCGGGCATGAGATCGGCCACGGCTTCGACGACCAGGGCGCCAAGTACGACGGCGACGGCAATCTGGTGGACTGGTGGACCGACGACGACCGCGCCGAGTTCGGTCAGCGCACCTCCGCTCTGGCCGCCCAGTACCAGCAGTACACGCCGAACGGCCTCGACCCGAAGTACACGGTCAACGGGGAGTTCACCCTCGGCGAGAACATCGGCGACCTGGGCGGTCTGTCCATCGCGCTGGTGGCGTACCGGATCGCGACGGAGGGGGACACACCACCGGTGGTGGACGGCCTCACCGGCGAGCAGCGGGTCTTCTTCAGCTGGGCGCAGATCTGGCGAACCAAGACGCGCGACGAGGAGGCCATCCGCCGGCTCTCGATCGATCCGCATTCCCCGCCGGAGTTCCGCTGCAACGGCGTCGTCCGCAACATCGACGCCTTCTACGACGCGTTCGACGTTCCCGAGACCGCGGCGCTCTATCTGGCACCGGACGAGCGCGTCCGGATCTGGTGA